In a genomic window of Epinephelus fuscoguttatus linkage group LG23, E.fuscoguttatus.final_Chr_v1:
- the LOC125883350 gene encoding uncharacterized protein LOC125883350 gives MMISPVFAIYLTCLILWKTAQMTEPKLASSIHKERRFLSANVGDEVALQCYYQGQDPVLYWYQQILGQEPRLICHFYKHQGIGIFHDEFKNNPRFTLDTENGKNNLKISDLQFSDSATYYCASSSSLIIIFAEGTTVDVKGSDPALVHQSASETIQPGGSVTLNCTVHTGSCDDGGHSVYWFKYSDESHPGLIYSHGGRNDQCERKPDTQTYTCVYNLPMKSLNLSHAGTYYCAVASCGHILFGDGTKLDFELSTDEVDFLVLVYILGGALTFATILVVVLAFSLYKTNKKNNDQSTEPQARYPETEEGYQDTDNLHYAALRESTSNRSRRQGNYTESECVYSSVKP, from the exons ATGATGATATCTCCAGTGTTTGCGATCTATCTCACATGTTTGATCTTGTGGAAAACGG CTCAGATGACTGAACCGAAATTGGCTTCATCTATCCATAAAGAGAGAAGGTTTTTATCAGCCAATGTTGGTGACGAGGTGGCTTTGCAGTGTTACTATCAAGGTCAAGATCCAGTGCTTTACTGGTACCAACAAATTCTCGGACAGGAACCAAGGCTCATCTGTCACTTCTATAAGCATCAAGGTATTGGCATTTTTCATGATGAATTCAAGAACAATCCACGTTTCACACTGGATactgaaaatggtaaaaataatttgaagatCTCAGATTTACAGTTTTCAGACTCAGCTACTTACTACTGCGCAAGTAGCTCTTCATTAATCATAATATTTGCAGAGGGCACCACTGTTGATGTTAAGGGTTCAGACCCAGCTTTGGTCCATCAGTCAGCGTCTGAGACCATCCAGCCAGGAGGCTCTGTGACTCTGAACTGTACAGTACACACTGGGAGCTGTGATGATGGAGGACACAGTGTTTACTGGTTCAAATATTCTGATGAGTCTCATCCAGGACTCATTTACAGCCATGGAGGCAGGAATGATCAGTGTGAGAGGAAacctgacacacaaacatacacctGTGTCTACAACCTGCCGATGAAGAGCCTGAATCTTTCTCATGCTGGGACCTACTACTGTGCTGTTGCCTCATGTGGACACATACTGTTTGGAGACGGGACCAAGCTGGACTTTGAAC TATCTACAGATGAGGTGGACTTTCTTGTCTTGGTATATATCTTGGGTGGAGCTTTGACATTCGCCACCATCCTGGTTGTTGTACTTGCTTTCTCACTGTACAAGACGAACAAGAAAAACAACGACCAGTCCACAG AGCCTCAAGCAAGATATCCTGAAACTGAAGAG GGATACCAAGATACGGACAATCTCCACTATGCTGCTTTAAGGGAAAGCACGTCCAACAGATCAAGAAGACAGGGGAACTACAcagagagtgaatgtgtgtactCCAGTGTAAAGCCATAA
- the LOC125883343 gene encoding uncharacterized protein LOC125883343, which translates to MMTSPVFAIYLTCLILWKTAQMTELKLASSDHKKRGFVSANVDDDVTLQCFYEGEATMLYWYKQTLGQEPRLISHFYKHGDNGIFYDEFKNNPRFTLDTENGKNNLKISDLQVSDSATYYCARNYVNIFKFVAGITVDVKGSGLNVPALVHQSASETIRPGGSVTLNCTVHTGSCDDGEYSVYWFKNSEESHPGLIYSHGGRNDQCERKPDTQTHTCVYNLPMKSLNLSHAGTYYCAVASCGHILFGDGTTLDFEHEVDSLVLVYFLSGALTFTTILVVVLTFSLYKMMKKKNNDQSTEPQARFPANEEGNQDTDNLHYAAIGESTSKRSRRQRNYTENECVYSSVKP; encoded by the exons ATGATGACATCTCCAGTGTTTGCGATCTATCTCACATGTTTGATCTTGTGGAAAACGG CTCAGATGACTGAACTGAAATTGGCTTCATCTGATCATAAAAAGAGAGGTTTTGTATCAGCCAATGTTGACGATGATGtaactttgcagtgtttttatgaAGGTGAAGCTACAATGCTTTACTGGTATAAACAAACCCTGGGACAGGAACCAAGGCTCATCTCTCACTTCTATAAGCATGGAGATAATGGCATTTTTTATGATGAATTCAAGAACAATCCACGCTTCACACTGGATactgaaaatggtaaaaataACTTGAAGATCTCAGATTTACAAGTTTCAGACTCAGCTACTTACTACTGCGCAAGAAACtatgtaaatatttttaaatttgtagCGGGTATTACTGTTGATGTTAAGGGTTCAGGTTTGAATGTCCCAGCTTTGGTCCATCAGTCAGCGTCTGAGACCATCCGGCCAGGAGGCTCTGTGACTCTGAACTGTACAGTACACACTGGGAGCTGTGATGATGGAGAATACAGTGTTTACTGGTTCAAAAACTCTGAAGAGTCTCATCCAGGACTCATTTACAGCCATGGAGGCAGGAATGATCAGTGTGAGAGGAaacctgacacacaaacacacacctgtgtctaCAACCTGCCGATGAAGAGCCTGAATCTTTCTCATGCTGGGACCTACTACTGTGCTGTTGCCTCATGTGGACACATACTGTTTGGAGACGGGACCACGCTGGACTTTGAAC ATGAGGTGGACTCTCTGGTCTTGGTTTATTTTTTGAGTGGAGCTTTGACATTCACCACCATCCTGGTTGTTGTACTCACTTTCTCACTGTAcaagatgatgaagaagaaaaacaacgaCCAGTCCACAG AGCCTCAAGCAAGATTTCCTGCAAATGAAGAG GGAAACCAAGACACGGACAATCTCCACTATGCTGCAATTGGGGAAAGCACGTCCAAAAGATCAAGAAGACAGAGGAACTACACAGAGAATGAATGTGTGTACTCCAGTGTAAAGCCATAA
- the LOC125883346 gene encoding uncharacterized protein LOC125883346, whose translation MMISPVFAIYLTCLILWKTAQMTEPKLASSIHKERRFLSANVGDEVALQCYYQGQDSVLYWYQQTLGQEPRLICYFYKHQGIGIFHDEFKNNPRFTLDTENGKNNLKISDLQFSDSATYYCASSSTIIIIFAEGTTVDVKGSDPALVHQSASQTIRPGGSVTLNCTVHTGSCDDGGHSVYWFKYSDESHPGLIYSHGGRNDQCERKPDTQTHTCVYNLPMKSLNLSHAGTYYCAVASCGHILFGDGTKLDFELSTDEVDFLVLVYILSGALTFATILVVVLAFSLYKTNKKNNDQSTEPQARFPETEEGYQDTDNLHYAALRESTSNRSRRQGNYTESECVYSSVKP comes from the exons ATGATGATATCTCCAGTGTTTGCGATCTATCTCACATGTTTGATCTTGTGGAAAACGG CTCAGATGACTGAACCGAAATTGGCTTCATCTATCCATAAAGAGAGAAGGTTTTTATCAGCCAATGTTGGTGACGAGGTAGCTTTGCAGTGTTACTATCAAGGTCAAGATTCAGTGCTTTACTGGTACCAACAAACTCTTGGACAGGAACCGAGGCTCATCTGTTACTTCTATAAGCATCAAGGTATTGGCATTTTTCATGATGAGTTCAAGAACAATCCACGCTTCACACTGGATactgaaaatggtaaaaataatttgaagatCTCAGATTTACAGTTTTCAGACTCAGCTACTTACTATTGCGCAAGTAGCTCTACAATAATCATAATATTTGCAGAGGGCACCACTGTTGATGTTAAGGGTTCAGACCCAGCTTTGGTCCATCAGTCAGCATCTCAGACCATCCGGCCAGGAGGCTCTGTGACTCTGAACTGTACAGTACACACTGGGAGCTGTGATGATGGAGGACACAGTGTTTACTGGTTCAAATATTCTGATGAGTCTCATCCAGGACTCATTTACAGCCATGGAGGCAGGAATGATCAGTGTGAGAGGAaacctgacacacaaacacacacctgtgtctaCAACCTGCCGATGAAGAGCCTGAATCTTTCTCATGCTGGGACCTACTACTGTGCTGTTGCCTCATGTGGACACATACTGTTTGGAGACGGGACCAAGCTGGACTTTGAAC TATCTACAGATGAGGTGGACTTTCTTGTCTTGGTATATATCTTGAGTGGAGCTTTGACATTCGCCACTATCCTGGTTGTTGTACTTGCTTTTTCACTGTACAAGACGAACAAGAAAAACAACGACCAGTCCACAG AGCCTCAAGCAAGATTTCCTGAAACTGAAGAG GGATACCAAGATACGGACAATCTCCACTATGCTGCTTTAAGGGAAAGCACGTCCAACAGATCAAGAAGACAGGGGAACTACAcagagagtgaatgtgtgtactCCAGTGTAAAGCCATAA